Proteins co-encoded in one Leishmania panamensis strain MHOM/PA/94/PSC-1 chromosome 22 sequence genomic window:
- a CDS encoding UDP-galactose transporter, putative (TriTrypDB/GeneDB-style sysID: LpmP.22.0910) — protein sequence MLVCVVGINLCFGWWSVKQERAITQPYFIAESTFATSMATIAAASHDARRAAALATAKLNAPPGKPHAIYLSTVYGISLTQTLAGAIVSAMLLGVNSLLQRFMRRRQPQPDLQGSLTANAPTAQDQHQHTELDRRDVLEMLAMGFSNIFGTSLGYAAMRRLSYPVALTAKMGKMLPVMLVGFLWYRIRYPATKVASCLLITGGVIAFFLLEERITSTANPPSVAAGGGSSSSTGPNTKGGKSSSSSSFLGMVLLLLNLFMDGFTNSTQDILVKRHRWSGMSLMMRTNLVSVLCALWLLFLLEFGEQPWHWLTSFSHCAVALAIRIPLMSDSALGRALGAWLGHTEAVLAAPATVPFHDLSHFLSFLAHCPEARHDVLLMSLLSALGQLFIFHTITVFGTLALTAMTLLRKGGSVILSIVVHGHAVQSVQWASLGAVFIGVLLEGYINIQEASRRQVQTAMKGIGAGNHEQHAQERGALYDVAATASSSSSRKAAPVSVTPTPECASDPAEAAATALAGVQALRSIAVPASPPLRAKKTQ from the coding sequence ATGCTGGTCTGCGTCGTTGGCATCAACCTTTGCTTTGGTTGGTGGTCCGTCAAGCAGGAGCGGGCCATCACACAGCCCTACTTCATAGCCGAGAGTACATTTGCAACTTCGATGGCCACTATTGCAGCGGCATCGCACGACGCACGCCGTGCCGCGGCGTTGGCGACGGCAAAGTTGAACGCCCCACCTGGTAAGCCGCACGCAATTTACCTCTCCACCGTGTACGGCATCAGTCTAACACAAACGTTGGCAGGCGCCATCGTGAGTGCAATGCTCCTGGGCGTAAATAGTCTGCTTCAGCGTTTcatgcggcgccgccagccGCAGCCCGACCTTCAGGGTTCTCTTACGGCGAACGCACCGACAGCACAGGATCAGCATCAACACACGGAGTTGGATCGGCGAGACGTGCTCGAGATGCTGGCCATGGGCTTCTCCAACATCTTCGGCACTTCGCTCGGCTACGCTGCCATGCGCCGCCTCTCCTACCCTGTCGCGCTGACCGCAAAGATGGGCAAGATGCTTCCCGTTATGTTAGTTGGCTTTCTGTGGTACCGCATCCGTTATCCGGCAACGAAAGTGGCGTCGTGCCTGCTCATCACCGGTGGCGtcatcgccttcttcttgctggaggagcgcatTACTAGCACCGCTAACCCACCCTCTGTCGCCGCCGGTgggggaagcagcagcagcactggacCAAACACAAAGGGCGGCAagtcatcctcctcgtcctctttcctcggcatggtgctgctcctgttGAACCTCTTCATGGACGGCTTCACAAACTCAACCCAGGATATCCTTGTCAAGCGGCACCGGTGGAGTGGCATGTCCCTGATGATGAGGACAAATCTCGTCTCGGTGCTATGTGCCCTGTGGCTTCTCTTCCTACTGGAGTTTGGGGAGCAGCCGTGGCACTGGCTGACGTCGTTCTCGCACTGCGCCGTAGCTTTGGCGATACGCATTCCCCTCATGTCGGACAGCGCGTTGGGCCGCGCACTGGGAGCGTGGCTGGGGCATACTGAGGCAGTCTTGGCTGCCCCAGCCACGGTCCCGTTCCACGACCTCTCccattttctctcctttctcgcGCACTGCCCCGAAGCGCGCCACGACGTGCTCCTCATGAGTCTCCTGAGCGCTCTTGGGCAGCTGTTTATCTTTCACACGATCACCGTCTTCGGAACgctggcgctgacggcgatgacgctgctgcgcaagggcGGCAGTGTCATTCTCTCCATTGTGGTACACGGGCACGCGGTGCAAAGCGTGCAGTGGGCCTCGCTCGGTGCCGTCTTCATTGGAGTCCTTCTTGAGGGCTACATCAACATCCAAGAAGCCTCGCGCAGGCAGGTGCAGACGGCCATGAAAGGCATCGGCGCCGGTAACcatgagcagcacgcgcaggaGCGTGGGGCGCTGTATGACGTTGCAGCAACCGCAAGTTCATCGTCGTCTAGAAAGGCCGCACCCGTCAGCGTCACACCGACACCCGAATGTGCGAGCGATCCAGCGGAAGCAGCCGCGACAGCACTAGCCGGGGTGCAGGCGCTTCGCAGCATCGCCGtccccgcctcgccgcctctgagagcaaagaagacgCAGTAG
- a CDS encoding hypothetical protein (TriTrypDB/GeneDB-style sysID: LpmP.22.0920): MSTDMTTVWSHMSHAPHYYHAVDGLSSRYFCPPTPEYESYVNTGLLAPAYASETYLLGQHQQSPQQPGLVGGGCRTRVSPMYVSAPLLTATPITEGGLSVDAASAWNARDYAHPALKPQLQAQQLLFSNAEVPDYASSAHPLQHPLILESDLHALAYSCAESYASPVDAEPPSAVFSISNSSQNAPISQVNGTSSVLGGIPALPVPPSVAVFAGGTQEVFWRRACLRVTCVPVAGSSGRHGEVTAAASGDAQRAVRLEEIRDMACSSSCRSSHKGSDASGEGLDDLVWHWLDTLGMADAVEDVLSPGAGRVLVRWKADFTYAQDIREGDASDDGWRLSTAGGRLARLLGVRGDGEGSNSDLRGALCEVIVDGMRLLLD, translated from the coding sequence ATGAGCACGGACATGACGACAGTCTGGTCGCACATGTCCCATGCTCCGCACTACTACCACGCCGTTGATGGCCTCAGTAGCCGCTACTTCTGCCCTCCGACGCCGGAGTACGAGTCGTATGTGAACACTGGACTTCTCGCACCAGCTTATGCCAGCGAGACGTATCTTCTCGGGCAGCATCAGCAatcgccacagcagcctgGCCTCGTTGGCGGGGGCTGCCGTACCCGCGTTTCCCCGATGTACGTGAGTGCGCCGTTGTTGACGGCCACGCCAATCACCGAAGGCGGCCTCTCCGTCGATGCCGCCAGTGCTTGGAATGCACGCGATTATGCACACCCTGCATTGAAGCCACAGCTacaagcgcagcagctgctctttTCCAACGCGGAGGTCCCCGACTACGCCTCGAGTGCGCACCCTCTACAGCATCCCCTCATTCTCGAAAGTGATCTTCATGCTCTGGCCTATTCGTGCGCTGAATCATACGCGAGTCCCGTCGACGCCGAGCCGCCATCAGCTGTGTTTTCCATCAGCAACAGCTCTCAGAATGCGCCCATCAGCCAAGTCAACGGAACGAGTTCCGTGTTGGGTGGCATTCCGGCACTACCGGTGCCACCCTCTGTTGCCGTCTTCGCCGGTGGCACGCAGGAAGTGTTCTGGCGCCGTGCTTGCCTCCGCGTGACATGCGTGCCCGTAGCCGGCTCCTCGGGCAGACATGGTGAGGtgacagcagctgcatcagGCGACGCGCAGCGAGCGGTGCGACTCGAAGAGATCAGGGATATGGCCTGCAGTAGTAGTTGTAGAAGCAGCCACAAGGGTAGTGACGCCAGTGGAGAAGGACTTGACGATCTCGTGTGGCACTGGCTGGACACACTCGGCATGGCTGATGCTGTCGAAGACGTTCTCTCCCCCGGGGCGGGTCGTGTATTGGTGAGGTGGAAAGCAGATTTCACGTACGCGCAAGACATTAGAGAAGGGGACGCAAGCGATGACGGGTGGAGGTTGTCCACAGCAGGAGGGCGGCTGGCGAGGCTTCTCGGCGTCAGAGGTGATGGAGAGGGCAGCAACAGTGACCTTCGTGGTGCACTGTGCGAGGTCATCGTTGATGGCATGCGTCTGCTGCTCGACTGa
- a CDS encoding hypothetical protein (TriTrypDB/GeneDB-style sysID: LpmP.22.0890): MYRARSCGVVATSAAVPRVHTSLVTLTRCYTPIYAPEPATDNLGALRSTDECRTLWAQHIPVPSMTRAIELWLRFGNDPVVHTATPSASVEGAPGDAAPSSTSPFAYVEDYMGSNMVTGAPEHVKESAELWSAYFEAKYVRRMRQSRRTSKQYVGVLGAVGGGRGAGNGSGGSASSSLASLFLDEADHPNTKWDADTFFCEVAYLVERHLKVKATNYLQLEKLLWCGTTKPDAFVQFFEAFQQQTVTRIPLPVPSIWVYESTEAKKKWAERYLPACSSAHHFFQEKLRPHAVDATAQAKLLADVVAAYKQVHAILLERRARQIQAGLYPSTWAGGNAAAAAAEEAWAANEVEKEQRRTDEGIYDPEDLLDTTAEWAAEHARIQAVLERPLTSSGSAGEKSYGFSLQDFWIHTERREALETVHVLESESLTRVAAAARRRLYSETLFHDVLAGLEESVAKARLDIRAAVLKPHFNSVWCRMHYVKFGAASLVQHTHTASRQLLFHYAASVQEVAATAEMYYATKPLSSQLDYASPYTFRRSLAQHCSRYGVEMAHAAQQPLLLSAAYLAKAEGVIGRVVRQAAAPFGVRRRARYNAAKVNNQRLLNPVKSVQVTAPAPELLAAGADPFTVLREEKMPKAKEAGDTLKVWPLGSRQTVSYDWMSPALDKLRLLRLTDGSLTAAQATQRDQLQQAGRLEISMWRRRTAEERQRTRVQAQKEAADVQALMGETPALQEVSAYATHLYTKLTREQGQQQQQSYSDAASTPQALDETNEEWVFAVMLDDNVSLSETQLREVFLPFVDAAGRRLPNGEYRVVVRAVDRELNPTEHPTLMSDAASAPFSVVDALPQLYMQYTQHQPAARKTAGAPAEAPLEGDMAGKDLMPFCAFLREAGLHVSLSAEFAMGQSLDKQGNVSMAEVAAILRGTEYHRSQCEHGITDAQRAIEPQCRLHWSLYHPGATEQEWAAARRCVLQRAIAKERDWWLPDPMLEVVDVRTDSASAASFSFDAYPAVARYSTELCTVLLAHGSNHMEYALLPPAPGGKATTCSTGTQVQAECTVDGTGALVSLHYGAPISTADVTVEDALGAAMEAIQVAQARHNTLSMVKLSAFEKQAQAMLFCGIHGLEFGGKYGRTYAYAFDKAKREMAETAEVGHVASLQAADAEKLRLSDQETTSPAVDRFASQTNPEQRLTRFAPRSTMSGYSMEDVGPSQTSTWGL, translated from the coding sequence ATGTACCGAGCCAGATCCTGCGGCGTCGTGGCGACGTCAGCGGCAGTCCCCCGTGTCCACACTTCTCTCGTCACACTCACCCGTTGCTACACGCCCATCTACGCTCCTGAACCGGCTACCGACAACCTTGGCGCCCTCCGCAGCACCGACGAATGCCGCACTTTGTGGGCTCAGCACATTCCTGTGCCGTCAATGACGCGCGCCATCGAGTTGTGGCTGCGCTTCGGCAATGACCCAGTCGTTCACACTGCTACCCCCTCTGCATCAGTGGAAGGGGCACCAGGGgatgcagcgccgtcatcgACCTCGCCCTTCGCCTACGTGGAGGACTACATGGGGTCGAACATGGTCACTGGCGCACCGGAGCACGTTAAAGAGAGCGCTGAGCTGTGGTCAGCGTACTTCGAGGCGAAGTACGTACGACGTATGCGCCAGTCACGCCGCACATCAAAGCAGTACGTGGGTGTGCTTGGCGCGGTCGGCGGAGGTCGTGGCGcgggcaacggcagcggtggcagcgcatCCTCATCGCTAGCCAGCCTGTTTCTCGATGAAGCCGATCACCCGAATACCAAGTGGGACGCCGATACGTTCTTCTGCGAGGTTGCCTACCTCGTCGAGCGTCATCTCAAGGTGAAAGCGACGAACTACCTGCAACTCGAGAAGCTGCTCTGGTGCGGCACAACAAAGCCGGATGCGTTTGTGCAGTTCTTTGAGGCCTTCCAGCAGCAGACTGTCACCcgcatccccctccccgttcCGTCCATCTGGGTTTACGAGAGcacggaggcgaagaagaagtgGGCTGAGCGCTACCTGCcagcctgcagctctgcgcaTCACTTCTTCCAGGAGAAGCTGCGGCCCCACGCTGTCGACGCAACTGCACAGGCGAAGCTGCTGGCTGACGTCGTGGCCGCCTACAAGCAGGTGCACGCTATCCTGCTGGAGCGCCGCGCACGCCAGATCCAAGCAGGCTTGTACCCCAGCACGTGGGCGGGTGGcaacgcagctgccgcagcggcggaggaagcCTGGGCGGCGAACGAAgtagagaaggagcagcgccgcacggaCGAGGGCATCTACGACCCCGAAGACCTCCtcgacaccaccgctgaGTGGGCCGCTGAGCACGCGAGGATTCAGGCAGTCCTTGAGCGACCtctcaccagcagcggcagcgctggtgaGAAGTCCTACGGCTTCTCCCTGCAGGACTTCTGGATCCACACGGAGCGCAGAGAGGCGCTGGAGACGGTACATGTTCTCGAGTCTGAGTCCCTCACCCGTgtcgcggccgccgcgcgcCGTCGGCTCTACAGCGAAACGCTGTTCCACGATGTCCTCGCAGGGTTGGAGGAGAGTGTGGCCAAGGCACGCCTCGACATacgggcggcggtgctgaagcCGCACTTCAACAGCGTGTGGTGTCGCATGCACTACGTTAAGTTTGGCGCTGCTTCACTCGTGCAGCACACCCATACGGCGAgccggcagctgctgtttCACTACGCCGCCTcggtgcaggaggtggcggctacAGCCGAGATGTACTACGCCACGAAGCCCTTGAGCAGTCAGCTGGACTACGCATCGCCGTACACCTTTCGCCGCTCTctggcgcagcactgctCTCGCTATGGGGTTGAAAtggcgcacgcagcgcagcagccgctgctgctcagcgccGCCTACCTCGCTAAAGCGGAGGGGGTCATAGGCCGCGTTGTGCGGCAGGCGGCCGCCCCGTTCGGCGTGCGTCGTCGGGCACGGTACAACGCAGCCAAGGTGAACAATCAGCGTCTGCTGAACCCTGTCAAGTCTGTGCAAGTgacagcgccggcgccggagctgctcgctgcaggcgctgacCCGTTCACCGTATTACGGGAGGAGAAGATGCCCAAGGCGAAGGAAGCCGGGGACACTCTCAAAGTATGGCCACTGGGCTCGCGGCAGACAGTGTCATACGACTGGATGTCCCCTGCGCTGGACaagctgcgcctcctgcgcctcacGGATGGTTCCctcacggcggcgcaggccaCGCAGCGAGATCAACTGCAGCAGGCGGGGCGACTCGAGATTTCAatgtggaggcggcgcaccgccgaAGAGCGTCAACGGACGCGCGTTCAGGCGCAGAAGGAAGCGGCTGACGTTCAGGCGCTCATGGGCGAAACGCCGGCCCTCCAGGAGGTGTCAGCGTACGCCACGCACCTCTACACCAAGCTCACCCGTGAGCAagggcaacaacagcagcagtcgtaCAGCGACGCGGCGTCGACACCGCAGGCGTTGGACGAGACCAATGAGGAGTGGGTCTTTGCCGTAATGTTGGACGATAATGTATCGCTCTCGGAGACGCAGTTAAGAGAGGTGTTTCTCCCATTCGTCGATGCAGCGGGCCGGCGCCTGCCAAACGGCGAATACCGCGTGGTCGTGCGCGCCGTGGACCGTGAGTTAAACCCGACCGAGCACCCAACGCTCATGAGCGATGCCGCCTCCGCTCCCTTCTCCGTTGTCGACGCGCTCCCGCAGCTCTACATGCAGTacacgcagcaccagcctGCTGCCCGCAAGACTGCAGGAGCACCGGCAGAGGCGCCGCTTGAGGGCGACATGGCAGGCAAGGATTTAATGCCGTTCTGCGCTTTTCTTCGTGAGGCTGGTCTGCACGTCTCACTCAGTGCCGAGTTCGCCATGGGCCAGTCCTTGGACAAGCAGGGTAATGTGTCGATGGCGGAGGTAGCGGCTATCCTGCGAGGCACGGAGTACCACCGTAGTCAGTGCGAGCACGGCATCACCGACGCCCAGCGTGCCATTGAGCCGCAGTGCCGTCTGCATTGGTCTCTCTACCACCCAGGCGCCACGGAGCAGgagtgggcagcagcgcggcgttgtgtgctgcagcgcgccataGCAAAGGAGCGCGACTGGTGGCTGCCTGACCCtatgctggaggtggtggatgTGCGAACCGACAGTGCAAGTGCAGCGTCCTTCTCGTTCGACGCCTACCCTGCTGTTGCACGATATAGCACGGAGCTGTGCACAGTTCTGCTTGCGCATGGCTCGAATCACATGGAGTACGCCCTGTTGCCCCCAGCCCCCGGGGGGAAGGCCACGACGTGTAGCACCGGCACACAGGTGCAGGCCGAATGCACTGTGGACGGAACCGGTGCCCTCGTGTCGCTGCATTACGGTGCACCCATCAGCACGGCGGACGTCACGGTCGAAGATGCGTTGGGAGCAGCCATGGAGGCCATACAAGTGGCGCAGGCTCGGCACAACACGCTGTCGATGGTGAAGCTGAGCGCCTTTGAGAAGCAGGCACAGGCAATGCTTTTCTGCGGCATTCATGGCTTGGAGTTTGGCGGCAAGTACGGCCGTACGTATGCATATGCCTTCGATAAGGCAAAGCGCGAGATGGCCGAGACGGCCGAGGTGGGCCACGTCGCATCGCTCCAGGCTGCCGACGCCGAGAAGCTACGACTATCAGATCAGGAGACGACGTCGCCTGCTGTTGATCGTTTCGCATCACAGACGAACCCTGAGCAACGCCTGACCCGCTTCGCGCCGCGCTCGACCATGAGCGGCTACAGCATGGAGGATGTAGGCCCCAGCCAGACGTCTACCTGGGGCCTGTAG
- a CDS encoding hypothetical protein (TriTrypDB/GeneDB-style sysID: LpmP.22.0900), with translation MRNPHAGSLAFSTTGHMQIEAAVRVDIPVRPSTLQEAGTSTDAEGDASGVTTLSAMSPATESINGAIGQRGADGLTEEAANVAATTTAALATHPLVEPASSHLRFTDFTRPLTVAASEATASNATARAPGPWGQLELDMFLPNWSANRQSIGVRAGPAALRVSRTLSASAAPASKSSMNSASLSEDDLHAATVGTGGDTNRWYQYTLDAAVCVPFGGSDVDASRAARRTLDGKSVGVLPAAPWALTCGMQLPLALGDTLIGISLQNDRASSVAMQLPGVEWAVTAPATASPTAFSSPGNPLLSATDDACYVACVPSLLYPSHSTSSSSDPGAAAAAPLYVAIPTTTVRLLLVQTLASHTLVRRDASNLSASQMSTSGSGYGASTRGFHLASSYDWRQLPTLVGVNVGFNRDRLRINAASILHNGEVDLEAAAVLDVTPWMPRMPTLLKLGYNNAGRVAAGITSLFYETVTATLGVHMARGEQAKFGIEVSF, from the coding sequence ATGCGCAACCCGCACGCCGGCTCGTTGGCATTCTCCACGACAGGCCACATGCAGATAGAGGCGGCCGTGCGTGTCGACATCCCAGTGCGGCCATCCACGTTGCAGGAAGCCGGCACTTCCACAGACGCAGAAGGCGACGCGTCTGGGGTGACGACGCTCTCGGCCATGTCTCCCGCGACAGAGTCGATTAATGGAGCCATAGGACAACGCGGCGCGGATGGCCTCACCGAAGAAGCAGCGAACGTGGCCGCTACAACGACGGCGGCACTGGCCACGCACCCCCTGGTGGAACCTGCGTCATCGCACCTGCGCTTCACCGACTTCACCAGGCCCCTCACGGTAGCTGCGAGCGAGGCCACGGCCTCCAACGCCACTGCTCGTGCGCCAGGACCATGGGGGCAACTAGAGCTTGACATGTTCCTCCCGAACTGGTCCGCCAACCGACAGAGCATCGGTGTCCGAGCTGGGCCTGCTGCCTTGCGAGTGAGTCGTACGCTATCTGCCTCGGCCGCTCCTGCTTCCAAGTCATCCATGAActccgcctcgctctccgaGGACGATCTCCACGCTGCCACTGTTGGCACTGGCGGTGACACGAACAGGTGGTATCAGTACACACTCGATGCCGCTGTTTGCGTGCCATTTGGCGGCAGTGACGTCGATGCATCgagagcggcgaggcgaACTCTTGACGGCAAGTCGGTTGGTGTtctgccagcagcgccgtgggCACTGACGTGCGGCATGCAGCTCCCTCTCGCGCTTGGCGACACCCTCATCGGCATCTCGCTGCAGAACGATCGTGCGTCGTCCGTGGCGATGCAACTCCCTGGTGTGGAGTGGGCCGTGACCGCTCCTGCTACAGCCTCGCCGaccgctttctcttccccagGCAATCCACTGCTCTCAGCCACGGACGATGCGTGCTACGtcgcgtgtgtgccctcCCTTCTGTATCCAAGCCACAGCaccagtagcagcagcgaccccggcgccgccgcagcggcaccgctttACGTGGCCATTCCAACGACCACAGTGCGTCTTTTGCTCGTACAGACGCTGGCCAGCCATACCCTCGTACGCCGCGACGCATCGAATCTGTCCGCTTCGCAGATGAGCACAAGTGGGAGTGGATACGGCGCCAGCACACGTGGTTTTCACCTTGCCTCCTCGTACGACTGGCGCCAGCTTCCCACGTTGGTTGGCGTCAACGTGGGCTTTAACCGTGATCGGTTACGCATAAACGCCGCATCGATCCTGCACAATGGTGAGGTCGacctggaggcggcggcggtgctcgaCGTAACGCCGTGGATGCCACGTATGCCAACCTTGCTCAAGCTCGGGTACAATAACGCCGGACGAGTAGCAGCGGGCATTACGTCGCTCTTCTACGAAACGGTGACGGCCACGCTGGGGGTACACATGGCACGTGGAGAGCAAGCAAAGTTTGGCATTGAGGTCAGCTTCTAG